The sequence CCGGCACGGCGCGGACAGCAGGATCGTCGTGGTCGAGGGCCCGGAGCGACTACCGTTTGACTATGAGCACCGACACCGAGACCCCGACCGAGGCTGATTCCGCCCCGGCCACGACGACCTTCGCCGACCTGGGGTTGAGCGACGCCGTCCTGAAGGCCGTGCGCGACATCGGCTACGAAGTGCCCTCCGCGATCCAGGCGGCCACCATCCCCACGCTGCTCGCGGGGCGCGACGTCGTCGGCCTCGCGCAGACCGGCACCGGCAAGACCGCCGCGTTCGCGCTGCCGATCCTGTCGCGCCTCGACGCGTCCGCGAAGAAGCCGCAGGCGCTCGTCCTCTCCCCGACCCGCGAGCTCGCCCTTCAGGTCTGCGAGGCGTTCGAGCAGTTCGCCTCCGGCATGCGCGGCGTCCACGTCCTGCCGATCTACGGCGGCCAGGCCTACGGCGTCCAGCTCTCGGCTCTCCGCCGCGGCGTGCACGTCGTCGTCGGCACCCCCGGCCGCATCATGGACCACCTCGCCAAGGGCACGCTCGACCTGTCCGAGCTGAAGTACCTCGTGCTCGACGAGGCCGACGAGATGCTCAAGATGGGCTTCGCGGAAGACGTCGAGACGATCCTCGCCGACACCCCCGACGACAAGCAGGTCGCGCTCTTCTCCGCGACGATGCCGCCCCAGATCCGCCGCATCTCGAAGCAGTACCTCAACGACGCCGAAGAGATCACGGTCAAGAACAAGACCACGACCTCCGCCAACACCACGCAGCGCTACCTGATGGTGTCGTACCCGCAGAAGGTCGACGCTCTCACGCGCATCCTCGAGGTCGAGAACTTCGAGGGCATGATCGTGTTCGTCCGCACCAAGAGCGAGACCGAGACGCTCGCCGAGAAGCTCCGCGCCCGCGGCTACTCGGCCGCCGCGATCTCGGGCGACGTCGCCCAGGCCCAGCGCGAGCGGACCGTCAACCAGCTGAAGTCGGGCAAGCTCGACATCCTGGTCGCCACCGACGTCGCCGCGCGCGGCCTCGACGTCGACCGCATCAGCCACGTCGTCAACTACGACATCCCGATCGACACCGAGTCGTACGTGCACCGCATCGGCCGCACCGGCCGCGCCGGACGGTCGGGTGCCGCGATCAGCTTCGTCACGCCGCGCGAGCGCCGCCTCCTCGGCGCGATCGAGAAGGCCACCCGCCAGCCGCTCACGCAGATGCAGCTCCCCTCGGTCGAAGACGTCAACGTCACCCGCCTCGCGCGGTTCGACGACGCGATCACCGAGGCGCTCTCGCAGCAGACGCGGATCGCGGCCTTCCGCGACATCGTCGGCCACTACGTCGAGCACCACGACGTGCCCGAGGCCGACGTCGCGGCCGCTCTCGCCGTCGTCGCCCAGGGCGACACGCCGCTGCTCCTCGACCCCGCCGACGAGCGCCCGGCGCGCCGTGAGCGTGGCCTCGACGACTCCGACCGGGCCCCGCGATCCTTCGACCGCG is a genomic window of Frondihabitans peucedani containing:
- a CDS encoding DEAD/DEAH box helicase; translated protein: MSTDTETPTEADSAPATTTFADLGLSDAVLKAVRDIGYEVPSAIQAATIPTLLAGRDVVGLAQTGTGKTAAFALPILSRLDASAKKPQALVLSPTRELALQVCEAFEQFASGMRGVHVLPIYGGQAYGVQLSALRRGVHVVVGTPGRIMDHLAKGTLDLSELKYLVLDEADEMLKMGFAEDVETILADTPDDKQVALFSATMPPQIRRISKQYLNDAEEITVKNKTTTSANTTQRYLMVSYPQKVDALTRILEVENFEGMIVFVRTKSETETLAEKLRARGYSAAAISGDVAQAQRERTVNQLKSGKLDILVATDVAARGLDVDRISHVVNYDIPIDTESYVHRIGRTGRAGRSGAAISFVTPRERRLLGAIEKATRQPLTQMQLPSVEDVNVTRLARFDDAITEALSQQTRIAAFRDIVGHYVEHHDVPEADVAAALAVVAQGDTPLLLDPADERPARRERGLDDSDRAPRSFDRDDRGERPERRPRTTKPMSPYRIEVGRRQRVEPRQIVGALANEGGLSREDFGAIQIRPDFSIVELPADLSPSVLDKLVDTRISGKLIEIRPDRRGGPRRDDSRRDDSRRDDSRSDDSRRDDRDDRPSRKPRH